A portion of the Streptomyces platensis genome contains these proteins:
- a CDS encoding response regulator transcription factor codes for MPPTPGNTPAPKILVVDDEPEVRAAVEDGLAVEGYAVRGAPDGLAALSEVAAWQPDALVLDVLMPVLDGLAVCRRLRALDDRTPILVLTALDSVSERVDGLDAGADDYLVKPFALDELVARIRALLRRASTTAVEDTQLSFGDLVVDPVTRSGHRAGRPLEFSRTEWALLELLLLHPGQVLPREMILERVWGRDFGPDSNSLAVYIGYLRRKLEAGGEPRLVHTVHGIGYRLGPAEGA; via the coding sequence ATGCCGCCCACGCCCGGGAACACCCCCGCCCCCAAGATCCTCGTCGTCGACGACGAACCCGAGGTGCGTGCCGCCGTCGAGGACGGCCTCGCCGTGGAGGGCTATGCGGTACGCGGCGCCCCCGACGGCCTGGCCGCCCTCTCCGAGGTCGCCGCCTGGCAGCCGGACGCCCTCGTCCTGGACGTGCTGATGCCCGTCCTGGACGGCCTGGCCGTCTGCCGCCGGCTGCGCGCGCTGGACGACCGCACCCCGATCCTGGTCCTGACCGCGCTGGACTCGGTCAGCGAACGGGTCGACGGGCTGGACGCCGGCGCCGACGACTATCTCGTCAAACCGTTCGCGCTGGACGAGCTGGTGGCCCGTATCCGGGCCCTGCTGCGCCGGGCCTCCACCACGGCGGTGGAGGACACCCAGCTCTCCTTCGGCGATCTGGTCGTCGACCCGGTGACCCGCTCCGGCCACCGGGCGGGCCGCCCCCTGGAGTTCAGCCGCACCGAATGGGCGCTGCTGGAACTGCTGCTGCTGCACCCCGGGCAGGTGCTGCCGCGCGAGATGATCCTGGAGCGCGTCTGGGGCCGCGACTTCGGCCCGGACTCCAACTCACTGGCCGTGTACATCGGTTATCTGCGCCGCAAGCTGGAGGCGGGCGGCGAGCCGCGGCTCGTCCACACCGTGCACGGCATCGGCTACCGCCTGGGCCCCGCGGAGGGCGCGTGA